One genomic region from Candidatus Bathyarchaeia archaeon encodes:
- a CDS encoding UbiD family decarboxylase — protein MSLRAFLAQMEEKGEILHIKEEVSTNFEISYIMKAFDNGPILMFENVEGSKTKIVANVCGTRKRICGALGVEPEGLYQRLLEAWRHPQKPKIVEDGAVKEVIEEPDLLRIPILTHFERDAGPYITSAVIHAKSLDGTVENVSIHRLQLLDEKHLAIRLVPRHLYKLWQMAREAEVDLDVAISIGVHPAVMLAASSPVPFGVNEFDVANTLLDGKLELVRGKYVDAYAPADAELVLEGRISASKEVPEGPLVDITGTYDIERKQPVVEIVNVMHRDDYIYQALLPSGSEHRLLMGLPHEASIYEAVSKVVPRVKAVNLSVGGGGWLHAIISIEKQLDGDGKNALLAAFAAHPSLKHAVVVDSDIDIFDMADVEWAIATRFQASEDLLIIENARGSTLDSSANQETGLTSKMGLDATRPLTKPKEKFERARIPASKRVEELTRKLLGH, from the coding sequence ATGAGCTTAAGAGCTTTTCTGGCACAGATGGAGGAGAAGGGCGAAATACTGCATATAAAAGAAGAGGTTTCCACAAACTTTGAAATCTCCTACATCATGAAAGCCTTCGACAACGGCCCAATTCTAATGTTTGAAAACGTTGAAGGCTCCAAAACAAAGATTGTGGCAAACGTCTGTGGGACAAGGAAGCGCATCTGCGGAGCATTAGGCGTTGAACCGGAGGGGCTTTATCAAAGACTATTGGAGGCATGGCGCCATCCGCAGAAGCCAAAAATCGTCGAGGATGGCGCTGTCAAAGAGGTTATTGAGGAACCAGACCTGCTAAGGATTCCAATCTTGACCCATTTTGAGAGGGATGCTGGTCCCTACATAACTTCTGCTGTTATTCACGCGAAAAGCCTCGATGGAACCGTCGAGAACGTGTCCATCCACCGTTTACAGCTTTTGGACGAGAAGCATTTGGCAATACGCCTAGTTCCTAGGCACCTCTATAAATTGTGGCAGATGGCTAGGGAAGCGGAGGTTGACTTGGACGTGGCAATTTCCATCGGTGTTCATCCGGCAGTCATGTTGGCGGCTTCCTCACCAGTGCCTTTCGGGGTAAATGAGTTTGATGTGGCGAATACGCTGTTGGATGGGAAACTTGAGCTTGTGAGGGGTAAGTATGTAGATGCCTATGCCCCTGCGGACGCGGAACTTGTCTTGGAAGGGAGGATTTCAGCCTCAAAGGAGGTGCCTGAAGGACCACTGGTGGATATTACCGGAACATACGATATTGAGCGTAAGCAGCCTGTTGTTGAAATTGTTAATGTGATGCACCGTGACGACTACATTTATCAGGCGCTTTTGCCATCTGGGTCGGAGCATAGGCTTTTGATGGGGCTTCCCCATGAAGCCTCAATTTATGAGGCTGTTTCAAAGGTTGTCCCTAGGGTTAAGGCTGTGAACCTTTCAGTTGGCGGTGGCGGGTGGCTCCATGCTATAATATCCATTGAAAAACAACTTGACGGTGATGGGAAAAACGCCCTGTTGGCTGCTTTTGCGGCTCATCCAAGCCTTAAACACGCCGTTGTTGTGGATTCAGACATCGACATTTTTGACATGGCGGATGTGGAATGGGCTATTGCCACCCGCTTCCAAGCATCGGAAGACCTGCTCATAATAGAGAATGCCAGAGGCTCAACACTGGATTCTTCGGCAAATCAGGAAACAGGTTTAACCTCAAAAATGGGTTTGGACGCCACCAGACCCTTAACAAAGCCGAAAGAGAAGTTTGAAAGGGCTAGAATACCCGCAAGTAAACGTGTTGAGGAGCTGACGCGGAAACTGCTTGGACACTGA